One window of Cryptobacterium curtum DSM 15641 genomic DNA carries:
- a CDS encoding phage portal protein → MERYTVPAHVQDFIKAQGYPFPASDMDTYIQAWWELLHAQGDFWDYNDRSGGVYRRVHRRSIRPAKRVAKEWATLMLDEKTTVDCGEQTCTDWLAAYYGRIGFFARAQRLVQQAFALGTGAWALWLDTERGAMQVRRYSGSAVLPLSWDDDGVSECAFASQASVGGKMVDQVQMHLRRDDGYHIVSHLWDARTGHEIEIEGVAEDLPTGCPTPTFAIVTPGTDNTCVELSPYGESVYADAIDTLQSVDLCYDAVMNEVDLSKMRVFISDLLIDYQRDGEQVVAIPFGRDNVVFRNVATGANSSVKDSIEVSAPSMRTAEQLQAYRAALQSMGDACGFGLHYFDIDQTGGIRTATEVSSDNSQLMRSIATHENALGASLAQISRAVLHCARSVLNISLPAEGDLRVIFDDSIIQDTQALKQQDMAEVTAGVMSPWEYRVKWYGEDETTARERVPEQGIEPSMSLG, encoded by the coding sequence ATGGAGCGATACACGGTACCTGCACACGTGCAGGACTTTATCAAGGCGCAGGGGTACCCCTTCCCCGCCTCCGATATGGATACGTATATCCAGGCGTGGTGGGAGCTACTCCACGCCCAGGGGGATTTCTGGGACTATAACGACCGCTCGGGCGGGGTATACCGACGAGTCCACCGACGGAGTATCAGACCCGCTAAGCGCGTGGCTAAGGAGTGGGCTACGCTCATGCTGGACGAGAAGACAACAGTAGACTGCGGCGAGCAGACATGCACCGACTGGCTCGCGGCGTACTACGGTCGCATAGGCTTCTTCGCCCGCGCCCAGCGCCTCGTACAGCAGGCATTCGCCCTCGGTACTGGTGCCTGGGCTCTCTGGCTCGATACCGAGCGGGGTGCGATGCAGGTACGCCGCTATAGCGGTAGCGCGGTGCTCCCGCTCTCATGGGATGACGACGGAGTGAGCGAGTGCGCCTTCGCCTCCCAGGCGAGTGTCGGCGGGAAGATGGTCGATCAGGTACAGATGCACCTGCGGCGTGATGACGGATACCACATCGTCTCACACCTCTGGGACGCACGGACAGGTCATGAGATCGAGATCGAGGGAGTCGCCGAGGATCTCCCGACGGGCTGCCCTACCCCGACCTTTGCCATCGTCACGCCAGGGACGGACAACACGTGCGTCGAGCTATCGCCCTACGGCGAGAGCGTGTACGCGGATGCGATCGACACGCTGCAATCGGTAGACCTGTGCTATGACGCGGTAATGAATGAGGTTGACCTATCTAAGATGCGCGTATTTATCAGTGATCTCCTCATCGACTACCAGCGTGACGGTGAGCAGGTCGTCGCCATCCCCTTCGGGCGTGACAATGTGGTCTTTCGTAATGTCGCTACGGGGGCGAATTCGAGCGTCAAGGACTCTATTGAGGTGAGCGCGCCGTCTATGCGTACCGCCGAGCAGCTACAGGCGTACCGCGCGGCCTTGCAGTCGATGGGCGATGCCTGCGGCTTCGGCTTGCACTATTTCGACATTGACCAGACGGGCGGCATCCGTACCGCTACGGAGGTATCGAGCGACAATAGCCAGCTCATGCGGAGTATCGCGACACATGAGAATGCACTCGGGGCATCCCTCGCACAGATCAGCCGTGCCGTGCTCCACTGCGCTCGCAGTGTGCTCAACATCTCTCTGCCCGCTGAGGGCGACCTCCGCGTCATCTTTGATGACTCTATCATTCAGGATACGCAAGCACTAAAGCAGCAGGACATGGCGGAGGTCACCGCGGGTGTCATGTCCCCCTGGGAGTACCGCGTCAAGTGGTACGGGGAGGATGAGACGACCGCACGGGAGCGCGTACCAGAGCAGGGCATCGAGCCATCTATGTCGCTGGGGTAG
- a CDS encoding PBSX family phage terminase large subunit, with translation MINAARLIISHFHSILADVFAECGHHEYWLEGGRGSTKSSFISLVIVLLVATFPWVNAVVFRRQANTLRDTVYGQFLWAIGALGLDGCFYTSKSPLEIVYLRTGQKIIFRGLDDPKKRKGAVFPVGYCAVQWFEELDEFNGWDDISSTLRTYRRGGSRFWTFYSYNPPRSLWSWVNKKALEMQRKRGCVVDHSTYLDVIDGGHSDWLGEKFIEDADYEKEEHPTGYRWEFLGEITGTGGSVFENVVQVSLSDKEVESFDNLRCGVDWGWFPDPWRFVMCEWQPARRRLVLFRELSANRTTPQDTGAMVREALTYRDARHKEPTYHRDAVWCDSAEPSSIDIYRRQCGLNARAADKGGMRRVSYQWLEGLREIAIDPERCPRAWEEFTLCEYAKDRAGRWLDDYNDGNDHSIDAVRYAMMRECVRGA, from the coding sequence ATGATTAACGCTGCGCGCCTCATCATCTCCCACTTTCACAGCATCCTCGCCGACGTCTTCGCCGAGTGCGGTCATCACGAGTACTGGCTCGAGGGAGGGCGCGGCTCTACCAAGTCGAGCTTTATCAGCCTTGTAATCGTCCTTCTAGTAGCTACCTTCCCCTGGGTTAATGCCGTTGTCTTCCGCCGCCAGGCTAATACGCTACGGGATACAGTCTACGGGCAGTTCCTCTGGGCGATAGGCGCCCTCGGGCTTGATGGCTGCTTCTACACATCCAAGTCCCCGCTGGAGATCGTCTACCTGCGGACAGGGCAGAAGATCATATTCCGCGGGCTAGACGACCCGAAGAAGCGGAAGGGCGCGGTGTTCCCTGTCGGCTACTGTGCCGTCCAGTGGTTTGAGGAGCTCGACGAGTTCAACGGCTGGGATGACATCTCATCGACGCTCCGCACGTATCGCCGTGGCGGGTCGAGGTTTTGGACGTTCTACAGCTATAACCCTCCGCGGTCTCTGTGGTCGTGGGTAAACAAGAAGGCTCTGGAGATGCAGCGCAAGCGGGGGTGTGTGGTAGACCACAGCACCTATCTCGACGTGATCGACGGCGGTCATAGTGACTGGCTCGGCGAGAAATTTATAGAGGATGCCGACTACGAGAAAGAGGAGCACCCGACGGGCTACCGCTGGGAGTTCCTCGGCGAGATCACGGGGACGGGCGGCAGCGTCTTTGAGAATGTCGTACAGGTGAGCCTAAGCGACAAGGAGGTAGAGAGCTTCGATAACCTCCGCTGCGGCGTGGACTGGGGCTGGTTCCCCGATCCCTGGCGCTTCGTCATGTGCGAGTGGCAGCCCGCACGGCGTCGCCTGGTGCTCTTCCGCGAGCTATCGGCTAACCGTACCACGCCGCAGGATACGGGGGCGATGGTACGCGAGGCGCTGACGTATCGGGATGCGCGGCACAAGGAGCCGACGTACCACCGCGACGCGGTCTGGTGCGATAGTGCCGAGCCGTCGAGTATCGATATATACCGCCGGCAGTGCGGACTGAATGCCCGGGCGGCAGACAAGGGCGGGATGAGACGCGTGAGCTACCAGTGGCTTGAGGGACTACGGGAGATCGCTATCGACCCCGAGCGATGCCCGAGAGCCTGGGAGGAGTTCACCCTGTGTGAGTACGCCAAGGATCGCGCGGGGAGATGGCTCGATGACTACAACGACGGTAATGACCACAGTATCGACGCAGTGCGCTACGCGATGATGCGCGAGTGCGTGAGAGGAGCATAG
- a CDS encoding DUF6378 domain-containing protein, with amino-acid sequence MSEDDKTEQTPFVEELLKALPKKASYAMTEETERSRLLDDARKVVCCDREIKYGFVEDNFWDIARMWGVYLGVDLERRDVANMMILLKVARNNHAHPDDPGHRDNWVDIAGYAACGAEVDV; translated from the coding sequence ATGAGCGAGGACGATAAGACAGAGCAGACGCCGTTTGTTGAAGAGCTGCTTAAGGCTCTCCCGAAGAAGGCTAGTTATGCGATGACAGAGGAGACAGAGCGCAGCCGTCTCCTCGATGATGCGAGGAAGGTTGTCTGCTGCGATCGCGAGATTAAATACGGCTTCGTTGAGGACAATTTCTGGGACATTGCTCGCATGTGGGGCGTGTACCTGGGCGTTGACCTAGAGCGCCGCGACGTGGCAAATATGATGATCCTGCTCAAGGTCGCGCGGAATAACCACGCTCACCCCGATGACCCAGGTCACCGTGACAACTGGGTAGATATAGCGGGCTATGCCGCCTGTGGCGCGGAGGTGGACGTATGA
- a CDS encoding ATP-binding protein — protein MQRAHTVGSVPQRYRDAKLSDARQEVQDFAAAFLRGENPSGLLLTGSYGTGKTHDACSVLNRCQPETYRLLVFVNVPDLLDEIRDGYRHYSHSGEKLFDVITGKCRLAVLDDLGSESATDWAVERVQSIINARYSKCLPTIVTTNYGAAGLIEHYGKAMEGTSARRMVSRLSEMCQTVVYSGQDRRLA, from the coding sequence ATGCAACGAGCGCATACGGTTGGTAGCGTGCCACAGCGCTATCGGGATGCAAAACTCTCGGACGCAAGGCAAGAGGTGCAAGACTTCGCTGCGGCTTTCCTTCGCGGTGAGAATCCGAGCGGGCTACTGCTAACAGGCTCGTACGGCACGGGGAAGACCCACGATGCATGCTCTGTGCTCAATCGCTGTCAGCCCGAGACGTACAGGCTTCTGGTCTTCGTCAACGTCCCCGACCTGCTCGACGAGATACGGGACGGATACCGACATTACAGCCATAGCGGCGAGAAGCTCTTCGATGTCATCACGGGCAAGTGCAGGCTTGCCGTCCTCGATGATCTCGGCAGCGAGAGCGCGACAGATTGGGCGGTTGAACGGGTGCAATCGATCATCAATGCCCGTTACTCGAAGTGCCTCCCAACGATCGTCACGACGAACTACGGGGCAGCTGGGTTGATTGAGCACTATGGGAAAGCCATGGAGGGGACAAGTGCCCGCCGTATGGTTTCCAGGCTATCCGAGATGTGCCAGACGGTGGTCTACAGCGGTCAAGATCGGAGGCTCGCATGA
- a CDS encoding DUF6291 domain-containing protein → MPEKLTMFSSYYEAAKLLPEERQGGFVMAIMAYAFEGAEPLFDDPMEQMAWVLISPNIDKSIGLEQAGRKGGRSKVKSTSESTLASTQESHPESTLKSHLLSHPESHKESTSESTLDKPDAKLKEKDKEKDKDRNRSRSGSVSACKATRFHPPTTDEVDHFARGNDLSIDSQRFCDYYTAQGWRLSNGNAMKDWKAAARNWARRDTPSKTNHGKEVMADATSAYGW, encoded by the coding sequence ATGCCTGAAAAATTGACGATGTTCTCAAGCTATTACGAAGCCGCGAAATTGCTTCCAGAAGAGCGCCAGGGCGGCTTTGTAATGGCAATCATGGCGTACGCCTTTGAGGGAGCTGAACCTCTTTTTGACGACCCTATGGAGCAGATGGCATGGGTACTCATTTCGCCCAATATCGATAAGTCAATCGGGCTTGAGCAAGCAGGGCGCAAAGGCGGCAGATCAAAGGTTAAAAGCACCTCGGAAAGCACCCTTGCAAGCACGCAAGAAAGCCACCCAGAAAGCACCCTTAAAAGCCACCTTTTAAGCCACCCAGAAAGCCATAAAGAAAGCACCTCGGAAAGCACCCTAGATAAGCCAGACGCGAAGCTTAAGGAGAAGGATAAGGAGAAGGATAAGGATAGGAATAGGAGTAGGAGTGGGAGTGTTAGCGCGTGCAAAGCAACGCGCTTCCACCCACCCACCACGGACGAAGTTGATCACTTCGCACGGGGCAATGACCTGTCGATCGATTCCCAGCGGTTCTGCGACTACTACACCGCCCAGGGGTGGCGGCTATCGAATGGCAACGCGATGAAAGACTGGAAAGCCGCTGCCCGCAATTGGGCGCGACGAGACACGCCAAGCAAGACCAATCACGGCAAGGAGGTGATGGCAGATGCAACGAGCGCATACGGTTGGTAG
- a CDS encoding helix-turn-helix domain-containing protein, protein MQIQKLRIEAYMKAHGSITSREAMEELGVMRLASRISDMKRDGMRINKETVQVFNRYGEKCNVTRYSLAEEVCDA, encoded by the coding sequence ATGCAGATACAGAAGTTACGCATAGAGGCATACATGAAAGCCCACGGCTCTATCACGAGCCGTGAGGCCATGGAGGAGCTGGGAGTGATGCGCCTAGCCAGCAGGATCAGCGACATGAAGAGGGACGGCATGCGCATCAACAAGGAGACCGTCCAGGTATTCAACCGCTATGGCGAGAAGTGCAATGTCACGCGCTACAGCCTGGCAGAGGAGGTGTGTGATGCCTGA
- a CDS encoding single-stranded DNA-binding protein: MSSINRVFITGNLSRDPELRTTASGSAVLSFGVAVVDSVKNQQTGEWEDRPNWVECTLFGSRAQAISGYLHKGSKVAIDGRLHWSQWERNGEKRSKLEVIINDIQFLSPREGAQGAPQQPQYQQPAPTYQQPAPTYQQTAQQPPQQPQTAPQYASASVYDEDIPF; encoded by the coding sequence ATGAGCAGCATTAACCGCGTATTTATCACGGGAAACCTGAGCCGCGACCCTGAGCTTCGGACAACCGCGAGCGGCTCGGCAGTATTGAGCTTCGGCGTAGCCGTTGTTGATAGCGTCAAGAACCAGCAGACCGGAGAGTGGGAAGACCGCCCGAATTGGGTCGAGTGCACGCTATTTGGCAGCCGTGCGCAGGCTATCAGCGGGTATCTGCACAAGGGTAGCAAGGTAGCCATTGACGGCCGCCTCCACTGGAGCCAGTGGGAACGTAACGGAGAGAAGCGCAGCAAGTTGGAAGTAATCATCAACGACATACAGTTCCTCTCACCCCGTGAGGGCGCACAGGGTGCCCCACAGCAGCCGCAATACCAGCAGCCCGCACCCACATACCAGCAGCCCGCACCCACATACCAACAGACAGCACAACAGCCCCCACAGCAGCCTCAGACGGCGCCACAGTACGCCAGCGCGTCCGTGTACGACGAAGACATTCCATTCTAG